Proteins encoded within one genomic window of Lysinibacillus sphaericus:
- a CDS encoding HelD family protein has protein sequence MIDPNEITYLEKTLKQLTITNKKLSTDINHQDYRFKDLQKYMVEYKSELDKFEVYNYQQTLSMIDKRGFAHVTEREQIRKLITSPYFGRFDFLYLGDDLCEAETIYIGRFGFADEEGTQLIYDWRAPVCNMYYEFEIGKAHYVAMDKQFDGELIKKRQIKIENSKLQYVLDSSLTIQDEVLQQTLNQYASEKMKTIVTSIQREQNKIVRNESAHNVIIQGVAGSGKTAVALHRIAYYLYKFRDTLQAERIFILSPNKVFGDYISTVLPELGEEPIRSFTLDEFTSNLLPATVTFTPFEEETKSIISNPNSALATRAKIKGNYQFVQKLQAFLNQLDLKLLKNESITFAGVELKADYLQGRFLQYRKEPVVIRLELLADDIILVLKSKRTREGKLPTKTEITKLLKKRLLFTSPFAIYRAFIDTLGENIVKFSKRRFEFNDVYPYLYVQIYFKGIKRYELVQHFVLDEMQDYTPIQYAVLSSVFTCKRTIIGDFSQALLPYDTISKEAFAAMYNNLEYVELTTTYRSSYEIAMYAKKFILNGEIHPIERHGREPIELMYDTLEQMVKQIHENARNDYQSTAIICKTERDLQVLKEHLNLSFTVLDGLSEKFETGLLLTTIQYAKGLEFDMVIIPFVNKANYHTEFDNGLLYIASTRAMHELMLLVDNNAPSPLL, from the coding sequence ATGATAGATCCAAACGAAATAACATATCTTGAAAAAACTTTAAAGCAATTAACAATTACAAATAAAAAACTTTCAACAGATATAAATCATCAAGATTATCGTTTTAAAGATTTACAAAAATATATGGTTGAATATAAAAGTGAACTGGATAAATTTGAAGTGTATAATTACCAACAAACATTAAGTATGATTGATAAGCGAGGTTTCGCTCATGTGACGGAACGTGAGCAGATAAGAAAGCTAATTACCTCTCCATATTTCGGACGATTCGATTTTTTATATCTTGGAGACGACCTTTGTGAGGCAGAAACAATTTATATTGGACGTTTTGGTTTTGCTGATGAAGAAGGAACGCAATTAATTTACGACTGGCGTGCACCCGTTTGCAATATGTACTACGAGTTTGAAATTGGTAAAGCACATTATGTTGCGATGGATAAACAATTTGATGGTGAGCTTATTAAAAAACGTCAGATTAAAATAGAAAATTCTAAACTGCAATATGTGCTTGATAGCTCATTAACGATACAAGATGAAGTTCTTCAGCAAACATTGAATCAGTATGCAAGTGAAAAGATGAAAACAATCGTCACATCGATTCAACGGGAGCAAAATAAGATTGTGCGAAATGAATCCGCACATAATGTCATCATTCAAGGCGTTGCTGGCTCAGGAAAAACAGCTGTTGCTTTACATCGCATCGCCTATTATTTATATAAGTTCCGTGATACGTTACAAGCTGAACGTATTTTTATTTTGTCCCCTAATAAAGTATTCGGCGACTATATTTCTACTGTCCTCCCTGAGCTTGGTGAAGAGCCGATTCGTTCCTTTACTTTGGACGAGTTTACTTCAAATTTATTGCCAGCTACTGTAACATTTACACCATTTGAAGAAGAAACGAAAAGCATTATATCGAATCCAAACAGTGCGTTGGCTACTCGTGCAAAAATCAAAGGAAATTATCAATTTGTACAAAAACTACAAGCTTTTTTGAATCAATTAGACTTGAAGCTTCTTAAAAACGAAAGTATAACCTTTGCTGGTGTAGAACTAAAAGCAGATTATTTACAAGGGCGTTTCCTTCAATATAGAAAAGAGCCGGTTGTCATACGATTAGAGCTTTTAGCAGATGATATTATTCTTGTACTCAAGTCCAAGCGAACTAGAGAAGGTAAATTACCAACTAAAACTGAAATTACAAAGCTCTTAAAAAAGCGTCTCTTGTTTACTTCACCATTCGCAATTTACCGTGCCTTTATTGACACACTTGGCGAAAATATAGTTAAGTTTTCAAAAAGGCGATTTGAATTTAATGATGTCTACCCTTATCTATATGTCCAAATTTATTTTAAAGGAATTAAAAGATATGAGCTTGTCCAGCACTTTGTGTTGGATGAAATGCAAGATTATACTCCTATTCAGTATGCAGTATTGTCTAGTGTGTTTACTTGTAAACGAACAATTATTGGTGATTTTAGCCAAGCGCTTTTGCCGTATGACACGATATCAAAAGAGGCATTTGCAGCCATGTATAATAATCTAGAATACGTAGAATTAACAACAACCTACCGATCATCGTATGAAATTGCCATGTATGCAAAAAAGTTTATACTTAATGGTGAAATTCATCCGATTGAAAGGCATGGGAGGGAACCAATTGAATTAATGTATGACACATTAGAACAAATGGTAAAACAAATCCATGAAAATGCGAGGAATGACTATCAATCTACCGCTATTATCTGTAAAACAGAGAGGGACTTACAAGTGTTGAAAGAGCATTTAAACTTATCATTTACAGTACTGGACGGTCTATCAGAAAAGTTTGAAACAGGGCTACTTTTAACCACAATACAGTATGCAAAAGGACTTGAGTTTGATATGGTCATCATCCCCTTTGTAAACAAAGCTAATTATCATACTGAATTTGATAATGGACTACTTTATATCGCTTCCACACGGGCAATGCATGAATTAATGCTTTTAGTAGACAATAACGCCCCTTCTCCATTACTGTAA
- a CDS encoding MerR family transcriptional regulator yields MRTSEIAQLVQVHPNTVRIYEEWKFISPVPRKENGYREYSYLHLIQMKIARLAFRQEFIQNNLRKKATKIVLLSGSEQFKECLHAAQSYLSFLQTEYDYALKAVKTVEHLLQNQPTSTETFSHKTVASMLQLTEETLRNWERNNLFTVKRNTQNRRIYSERDIQKLLIIRTLRSAHFSITSIANLFREMEQSKEDFNLLQILQSSTFKDDFFHVTDDLITQLKIAMKDLESIIAILKTLQ; encoded by the coding sequence ATGAGAACTAGTGAAATTGCCCAACTAGTTCAGGTTCATCCGAATACGGTTCGAATTTACGAAGAATGGAAGTTTATTTCGCCTGTGCCGAGAAAAGAGAATGGTTACAGAGAATATTCTTATCTTCATCTAATACAAATGAAAATTGCTCGGCTTGCTTTTAGACAAGAATTTATTCAAAATAATCTGCGGAAAAAAGCCACGAAAATAGTACTACTAAGCGGTAGCGAACAGTTTAAGGAATGTTTACATGCTGCACAATCCTATTTAAGCTTTTTGCAAACAGAATATGATTATGCTTTAAAAGCAGTTAAAACGGTTGAACACTTATTGCAAAATCAACCAACTTCAACTGAAACATTTTCCCACAAAACTGTCGCGTCAATGCTTCAGTTAACAGAAGAAACATTACGGAATTGGGAACGGAACAATTTATTTACTGTAAAGAGAAACACACAAAATCGAAGAATCTATTCTGAGCGCGATATACAAAAATTGCTAATTATTCGTACGTTACGTAGTGCACACTTCTCGATTACAAGCATTGCCAATTTATTTCGGGAAATGGAACAATCGAAAGAAGATTTCAATCTACTACAAATATTACAATCGTCCACCTTTAAAGATGACTTTTTTCATGTAACGGATGATTTAATTACTCAATTAAAAATAGCGATGAAAGATTTGGAATCCATCATCGCTATACTAAAAACATTACAGTAA
- a CDS encoding DMT family transporter has translation MKGYMALGMSIISEIVGVTMLKLSEGFTKLFPSIGIIVSFGLAFYFLSLCLKTVPLSLAYAIWSGVGTALTAVIGILFWREPFSIMTLVSIVLIIGGVVLLDASKSPEK, from the coding sequence ATGAAAGGTTATATGGCTTTAGGAATGTCCATTATTAGTGAAATAGTTGGCGTGACAATGCTTAAATTATCGGAAGGATTTACAAAATTATTCCCTTCCATAGGAATTATCGTTAGTTTTGGACTAGCGTTTTATTTTTTATCATTATGCCTTAAAACGGTTCCCTTAAGTTTAGCTTATGCGATATGGTCAGGAGTAGGCACAGCATTAACAGCGGTAATTGGAATACTTTTTTGGAGAGAACCATTCAGTATCATGACATTAGTTAGCATAGTATTAATAATTGGAGGGGTAGTTTTATTAGATGCTTCTAAAAGTCCAGAAAAATAA
- a CDS encoding DMT family transporter, which translates to MNPYVILAIAIVSEVIGSSMLKVSNGFKKLFPSIGVVIGMGIAFYCLSLSLKTIPLVTAYAIWSGVGTALTSLVGVIVYKEGFNFKKFLGLALIIGGVVVLRLSSGSAH; encoded by the coding sequence TTGAATCCATATGTAATTTTGGCAATAGCCATCGTAAGCGAAGTAATTGGTAGTTCAATGCTAAAAGTATCAAATGGATTTAAAAAGTTATTCCCTTCCATTGGAGTTGTAATAGGTATGGGGATAGCTTTTTACTGCTTATCTTTATCTCTTAAAACAATTCCATTGGTTACGGCTTATGCGATATGGTCGGGAGTAGGTACAGCATTAACCTCTTTGGTAGGCGTTATTGTTTATAAAGAAGGTTTTAATTTTAAAAAATTTTTAGGTTTAGCCCTAATCATTGGTGGAGTTGTCGTATTAAGACTCTCAAGTGGTAGCGCGCATTAA
- a CDS encoding NAD(P)-dependent oxidoreductase gives MNVLITGYFNDYSKQRVTQSFPENWTIQIVEPQRIEEFISEANVLIPEHIEVDEALLNKAQQLKFVQTGAGFDNVDIEACSKRNIWVSNAAGVNANAVAEHIMALILGYYKNISFLDQFMKNKGDETKLEYTGSELLGKTIGTIGFGAIGSRVAELAKAFKMNVLAYDTNKNIQSNNDVELVDLDTLIRNSDVITINIFLNESTRNLVDKTFLKQMKSDALLVNTARGPIVCEDDLIEALENNVIGGACLDVFAVEPLDLDSKLRTLKNVVLTPHSAGMPDGTKFHEARYRFFVQNIERVMRNESPQNNLNQIK, from the coding sequence ATGAATGTGTTAATCACAGGTTACTTTAACGATTATTCTAAACAGAGAGTTACGCAATCGTTCCCTGAAAACTGGACTATTCAAATCGTTGAACCTCAGCGAATCGAAGAATTTATCAGTGAAGCGAATGTATTAATTCCAGAGCATATCGAAGTAGATGAAGCCTTATTAAATAAAGCACAACAGTTAAAATTTGTTCAGACGGGCGCTGGTTTTGACAATGTTGATATTGAAGCTTGTAGCAAAAGAAATATTTGGGTAAGTAATGCGGCTGGAGTCAATGCGAATGCAGTTGCCGAACATATTATGGCATTGATTCTTGGGTATTACAAAAATATCTCGTTCTTGGATCAGTTTATGAAAAATAAAGGAGATGAAACGAAGCTAGAGTATACTGGCAGCGAGTTGCTAGGAAAAACAATTGGTACTATAGGTTTTGGGGCGATTGGCTCCAGAGTAGCGGAACTGGCCAAAGCTTTTAAAATGAATGTTCTAGCATATGACACGAATAAAAATATTCAAAGTAATAATGATGTAGAATTGGTTGATTTGGATACATTAATTAGAAATTCTGACGTAATTACAATCAATATTTTTCTAAACGAGTCTACAAGAAATTTAGTCGATAAAACATTTTTAAAGCAAATGAAAAGCGATGCATTATTGGTAAATACAGCAAGAGGGCCGATTGTATGCGAAGATGATTTGATTGAAGCTTTAGAAAATAATGTAATCGGTGGAGCTTGTCTGGATGTATTTGCTGTGGAGCCATTAGATTTAGATAGTAAACTACGAACTTTGAAAAATGTTGTCTTAACCCCGCATTCTGCAGGTATGCCGGATGGCACAAAATTTCATGAAGCAAGGTATCGTTTCTTTGTCCAAAATATCGAAAGAGTCATGCGCAATGAATCACCGCAAAACAATTTGAATCAAATCAAATAA
- a CDS encoding sugar phosphate isomerase/epimerase family protein codes for MMDQLEKMASIGIVLPKLFPFPQSKPEQMVSSLLTILEDPFFTAVEVSYIADKETRDLAKKYMQYSGVETIFNGGDAFRELHIDLSSLDPAIRNNSIKKCQMLIDHCYEMEAKIMHIVTGKFEGEENKQHNINAFIASTMELCKYAKEKAGTYELCISLEIGDRHVDRKYLLGPTHEAVHVARTIQSEYNNFGLLLDQSHLPIMGENPHQSLWLAKDYLTHIHIGNCYLKDRQAHYFGDKHIPFGVKDSEVGVGELTKFIQTLNDIDFFTRPKPTRKPVLTFEVGSLENESPKLVIANIKRTFFEAWAQA; via the coding sequence ATGATGGATCAACTGGAAAAAATGGCGAGCATCGGGATTGTCCTGCCGAAGCTGTTTCCCTTTCCACAAAGCAAGCCGGAACAGATGGTTTCAAGTCTGCTGACTATACTGGAAGACCCCTTTTTTACGGCAGTGGAAGTCTCGTATATCGCCGATAAAGAGACAAGGGATCTCGCTAAAAAGTATATGCAGTACAGTGGTGTGGAAACGATTTTTAATGGCGGAGATGCGTTTCGAGAATTACACATTGATCTAAGCTCCTTAGACCCGGCTATAAGAAACAACTCAATTAAAAAGTGTCAAATGCTGATTGACCATTGCTATGAAATGGAAGCAAAAATCATGCACATCGTGACGGGGAAATTTGAAGGAGAAGAAAACAAACAACATAATATAAACGCTTTTATAGCTTCAACCATGGAACTATGCAAGTATGCGAAAGAGAAAGCGGGTACGTATGAGCTTTGTATCTCTTTAGAAATCGGGGATCGGCATGTTGACCGCAAATATTTGCTGGGCCCTACCCATGAGGCGGTACATGTAGCAAGAACAATCCAAAGTGAGTATAACAATTTTGGTCTGCTCCTAGATCAAAGTCACCTTCCGATTATGGGAGAAAATCCACATCAATCATTGTGGCTTGCCAAAGATTATCTCACGCATATTCATATCGGAAATTGTTATTTGAAAGACAGACAAGCCCATTATTTCGGCGATAAGCATATTCCTTTTGGAGTGAAGGATTCAGAAGTTGGCGTTGGCGAGTTAACAAAGTTCATCCAAACGCTAAATGACATTGACTTTTTTACACGTCCAAAACCAACAAGAAAGCCTGTGCTGACATTTGAAGTGGGTTCTCTTGAGAATGAATCACCTAAGCTAGTTATTGCCAATATAAAGCGTACTTTCTTTGAAGCTTGGGCTCAAGCATAA
- a CDS encoding HAD hydrolase-like protein: MKYNIELAVFDLAGTLVEDNNGVRDCLYKAAVDYGLNVTKDEISNHMGTNKIHLYQFLIARTKGNFIDFKNFEVDIDNSTQDEAVKLYDRYTEYMIAYYQENCREIEGATETLKWCKENGIKVATGTGFHKEINSVIMESLGWVKDGLIDYAVDLDMVPEGKGRPAPFMIFKAMEYLNVQNVRNVIKIGDTPADMLEGYNAGCKAVIGVTQGSTPIEVWGKYYHTHVLDTVKELPALIESGKIV; this comes from the coding sequence ATGAAATATAATATTGAATTAGCTGTATTCGATTTAGCTGGTACCCTTGTAGAGGATAATAACGGAGTTAGGGATTGTCTTTATAAAGCAGCTGTGGATTACGGATTAAACGTTACAAAAGATGAAATCAGCAACCATATGGGAACAAACAAGATTCATTTGTATCAATTTTTAATTGCGAGAACAAAAGGGAACTTTATCGATTTTAAAAATTTTGAAGTAGATATCGACAACTCAACTCAAGATGAGGCTGTCAAACTCTATGATCGATATACCGAATATATGATTGCTTATTATCAGGAGAATTGCCGAGAAATTGAGGGAGCAACGGAAACGCTTAAATGGTGCAAAGAAAATGGCATTAAAGTAGCGACAGGCACAGGGTTTCATAAAGAAATCAACAGCGTTATTATGGAGTCACTTGGCTGGGTGAAGGATGGTTTGATTGATTATGCGGTAGATCTTGATATGGTTCCGGAGGGAAAAGGACGCCCAGCGCCATTTATGATTTTCAAAGCTATGGAATATTTAAACGTTCAAAATGTGAGAAATGTGATTAAAATTGGCGATACGCCAGCAGACATGCTCGAAGGCTATAACGCAGGCTGTAAAGCGGTTATTGGTGTAACCCAAGGTTCGACACCAATTGAAGTATGGGGCAAGTATTATCATACACATGTTCTTGATACTGTGAAAGAACTGCCAGCACTTATCGAGTCAGGTAAAATCGTATGA
- a CDS encoding ABC transporter substrate-binding protein — protein MEKRKSRIKKVLLSLMCFALILTALMGCSNKASKDTNASVASDKEKIKLEFYYGLGGKLGETMEKIIEDFNKSNDKYEVVPIVQGDYTETLQALQASLAASKPPALAINRYPEFMKLAKSDVLLSLEDQINQPEYKKDDVLLLEQGLYNNVTLGVPAFVSSQMMYYRKDIFDKYNIDYNALESFEELAEAAKLIKEKEGITGWSIMWYSEHMIDYARSAGGDIVSEDGKTVTIDSDEWIYAWDNIRKWIHEDKIMDTVYGGNGWEWWYKTIDNVMNGKSAGYTGSSGDGGDLDFNKIATGMQKGFNGSKPRPVATSVMFNLFKDSPKEQQQGAWEFVKFFSEADKTAYWAVETGYIPIRESAENTEIFQNKLKENPNLSVPLQQIKTNGIAPFVDPTGGKIYAEIELAKDKVLIENIPAEKALKEAKNKAQKELDKILKQ, from the coding sequence GTGGAAAAACGTAAAAGCAGGATTAAAAAGGTACTTCTGTCTCTCATGTGCTTTGCACTTATATTGACAGCATTAATGGGTTGCTCGAACAAGGCTTCCAAAGATACAAATGCAAGTGTAGCGTCCGATAAGGAAAAAATTAAACTTGAATTCTATTATGGTCTTGGCGGTAAACTCGGAGAAACGATGGAAAAAATCATCGAAGATTTTAACAAAAGTAATGACAAATATGAAGTCGTACCGATTGTCCAAGGGGACTACACTGAGACGTTACAAGCACTGCAAGCTTCACTTGCAGCTAGTAAACCTCCTGCTTTAGCAATTAACCGCTATCCGGAATTTATGAAGTTGGCAAAAAGTGATGTTTTACTTTCCTTAGAAGATCAAATTAATCAACCAGAATATAAAAAAGACGACGTTCTTCTTTTGGAGCAAGGGTTGTACAATAATGTAACCTTGGGTGTGCCGGCATTTGTTTCTTCACAAATGATGTATTACAGAAAAGATATCTTTGATAAATACAATATTGATTATAATGCTTTGGAAAGCTTCGAGGAATTAGCGGAAGCAGCCAAGCTTATTAAAGAAAAAGAAGGAATTACTGGTTGGTCGATTATGTGGTATTCAGAACATATGATTGATTATGCCCGTTCAGCTGGTGGGGATATCGTCAGTGAAGACGGTAAAACCGTTACAATCGATTCCGATGAATGGATTTATGCTTGGGATAATATTAGAAAGTGGATTCATGAGGACAAAATAATGGACACTGTTTATGGCGGAAATGGCTGGGAATGGTGGTATAAAACGATTGACAATGTAATGAATGGGAAATCAGCGGGATATACGGGTTCTTCAGGTGATGGAGGAGACTTAGATTTCAATAAAATAGCAACAGGAATGCAAAAAGGATTTAACGGAAGCAAACCGAGACCAGTCGCTACTTCTGTCATGTTTAACTTGTTCAAAGATTCTCCTAAAGAACAACAGCAGGGTGCTTGGGAATTTGTAAAGTTCTTCTCGGAGGCAGATAAAACAGCTTACTGGGCAGTAGAAACGGGATATATTCCAATTCGAGAAAGCGCTGAAAACACGGAAATTTTCCAAAATAAATTAAAAGAAAACCCAAACTTATCAGTTCCTTTGCAACAGATAAAAACAAATGGCATTGCACCTTTTGTTGATCCGACCGGTGGTAAAATTTATGCTGAAATCGAATTAGCGAAAGACAAAGTACTAATTGAAAATATCCCTGCGGAAAAAGCATTAAAAGAGGCGAAAAACAAAGCGCAGAAAGAGCTAGACAAAATTCTGAAACAGTAA
- a CDS encoding carbohydrate ABC transporter permease, translating into MAKLKVGINYTALILLSITMIFPFIWMFMISIKPKSEIYSGKFFPTTFHFDNYIRLFTDTNILFYLWNSIYVSLIIIVIQIVSAILAAYVFATFQKRWVKFCFALILATYMLPSAITYIPSFILLSEVNLLDTHMGYIFSESISIFAIFFLRQAFIQVPKDVVHAAKLDGAGHLRLIFTVYIPYCKNAIASLVLITFIYSYNNYMWPSLLIKSEENMFVTIGLRRLFMSQAGYGMDFPLAMAACAVSLVPMLLLLAIFSKRIIHSMANLYVNK; encoded by the coding sequence TTGGCAAAATTAAAAGTTGGTATAAATTATACAGCATTAATTTTATTAAGCATAACGATGATCTTTCCATTCATCTGGATGTTCATGATTTCTATTAAACCAAAAAGTGAAATATACAGCGGAAAATTTTTTCCTACAACCTTTCACTTTGACAACTACATTAGGTTATTTACCGATACCAATATACTGTTTTATCTGTGGAACAGTATTTACGTGAGTCTAATTATTATCGTGATTCAAATCGTATCAGCAATACTTGCAGCGTATGTATTCGCCACGTTTCAGAAAAGATGGGTGAAATTTTGCTTTGCACTAATATTGGCGACGTATATGTTGCCATCAGCTATCACTTACATCCCCTCCTTTATTTTGCTGTCTGAAGTGAATTTACTGGATACGCATATGGGTTACATCTTCAGTGAAAGTATCAGTATCTTTGCCATATTTTTCTTGCGGCAAGCTTTTATTCAGGTGCCTAAGGATGTGGTACATGCAGCTAAATTGGATGGAGCAGGGCATTTAAGGCTTATTTTCACCGTGTATATTCCTTATTGCAAAAATGCAATTGCTTCATTGGTATTAATCACATTTATTTATAGCTACAACAATTATATGTGGCCTTCACTGTTAATCAAGTCAGAAGAAAACATGTTTGTCACAATTGGTTTGAGAAGGTTATTTATGAGTCAAGCAGGTTATGGAATGGATTTTCCTTTGGCAATGGCTGCCTGCGCAGTTTCACTAGTGCCAATGTTGCTGCTGTTGGCTATTTTTAGTAAAAGAATTATCCATTCAATGGCTAATCTCTATGTTAATAAATAA
- a CDS encoding carbohydrate ABC transporter permease, producing MAKPISIKNGKDNLWSLALLLPILIPLIIFWIYPMIKTFHISFTNWDYISPTYDYVMLENYKNIMGDSFFVKVLMNTLVFTVFTVLPPILIGLLVAIPLSKIKAFRTFFVASAFSSWITPTVVVSMVWVSIFDTDSGIVNAILKELGAEPVKWLGGQTTAMAVVIIVTIWQYLGLGILLLTSAMAKLDPEVEKANDLDGGKGLRKLIKITLPAISPILVFLFIFYTLNSLKAYDQIYILTQGGPSGATSTILYYFYVLAFEWYETGSASALAIIFLLLCLLISAINFFLSKYLFKK from the coding sequence ATGGCTAAGCCAATCAGCATTAAAAATGGGAAAGACAATCTATGGTCGCTTGCACTGTTGTTACCAATACTTATTCCCTTAATTATTTTTTGGATTTATCCAATGATAAAAACATTTCACATTAGCTTTACAAATTGGGATTACATTTCACCTACCTATGATTATGTAATGCTAGAAAATTATAAAAATATAATGGGTGATTCCTTTTTTGTGAAAGTTTTAATGAATACGCTTGTATTTACAGTTTTCACAGTGCTTCCGCCAATCCTAATTGGATTACTTGTAGCTATACCGTTAAGTAAGATTAAAGCGTTTCGTACTTTTTTTGTCGCTTCCGCTTTTTCATCATGGATTACACCAACTGTGGTCGTTTCAATGGTATGGGTCAGTATATTTGATACGGATTCAGGCATTGTTAATGCAATTCTAAAAGAACTAGGTGCAGAGCCAGTTAAGTGGTTGGGAGGTCAAACCACCGCAATGGCAGTAGTCATTATCGTCACTATTTGGCAATATTTAGGTCTTGGTATATTGTTGCTAACCTCGGCAATGGCAAAATTAGATCCAGAGGTGGAGAAAGCCAATGATTTAGATGGTGGAAAAGGATTACGAAAATTAATAAAAATTACATTGCCAGCAATCTCGCCTATCCTTGTATTTTTATTCATTTTTTATACTTTAAACTCGCTTAAAGCCTATGATCAGATTTACATTTTGACGCAAGGTGGACCTTCAGGTGCAACTTCAACAATTTTATATTATTTCTACGTGTTAGCTTTCGAGTGGTATGAAACGGGATCTGCTTCGGCATTGGCGATAATTTTCCTTCTGCTTTGTCTGCTGATTAGCGCGATTAACTTCTTTTTATCTAAATACTTGTTTAAGAAATGA
- a CDS encoding alkaline phosphatase family protein, whose amino-acid sequence MNILISLDGVSHEIFARYSQDFINNGFSYCKKLITTFPSVTFNAHATAITGNHHPKHFVVDNIVTHSKTMERIELYGDHDIICNETLHKQTLFYSLAKNALKSCCIHWPLTTGNPYIHDLVTESSSKKKLQGNASVENIDNTSLREILQAIESEAYDFIAARFVGYDALSHLHGKDSKEAVDCLGRLIEHIAQIDQLLRKLQQPYNLIIFSDHGQSDVQSFFYPNEVLAQSRWRQSLYNKEIRFVGDGSGALLFYSLLEHQHNKEIMEFFSKFPQVNHFHQLASHSSSDYQPVGILDMNNTVCGEDIVPPEQPKYKNLKSLHGYHQSNVDEMNGFMVCIGHQIEDSKIIEQTHIENIAPTLARLFEISHQCDGKNINELIRGHA is encoded by the coding sequence ATGAATATTCTTATCTCATTAGATGGTGTAAGTCATGAAATCTTTGCACGATATTCACAGGATTTTATCAATAACGGATTTTCATACTGTAAAAAACTAATTACAACGTTTCCATCCGTTACTTTTAATGCTCATGCGACGGCGATAACGGGGAACCATCATCCCAAACATTTTGTGGTGGATAATATTGTCACCCATTCTAAAACGATGGAAAGAATAGAGCTGTACGGAGATCACGACATCATTTGTAATGAAACACTACATAAACAGACCTTATTTTATTCACTTGCCAAAAATGCATTGAAAAGCTGCTGTATCCATTGGCCGCTAACAACAGGAAATCCTTATATTCATGATTTAGTTACAGAATCCAGCAGCAAAAAAAAGTTGCAAGGAAACGCTTCAGTGGAAAACATCGATAACACATCATTGCGTGAGATATTACAAGCCATTGAATCAGAAGCATACGACTTTATCGCTGCAAGGTTTGTCGGATATGATGCACTTTCCCATCTACACGGGAAGGACTCGAAGGAGGCAGTTGATTGCCTAGGTCGGCTAATTGAACATATTGCCCAAATTGATCAGTTGTTGCGAAAGTTGCAACAACCATACAACTTGATTATCTTTTCTGATCATGGGCAAAGCGACGTTCAATCATTCTTTTATCCAAATGAGGTTTTAGCGCAAAGTCGTTGGCGGCAGAGTTTGTACAACAAAGAAATACGATTTGTCGGCGACGGAAGTGGAGCGTTGTTATTTTATAGCTTGTTGGAACATCAGCATAACAAAGAAATTATGGAGTTTTTTAGCAAATTTCCACAAGTGAATCATTTTCATCAGCTAGCAAGTCACTCCAGTTCTGACTATCAACCAGTCGGTATTTTAGATATGAACAATACGGTATGCGGTGAAGACATTGTTCCTCCAGAACAACCGAAGTACAAGAATTTGAAAAGCTTGCATGGTTATCATCAGTCCAATGTGGATGAAATGAATGGATTTATGGTGTGTATCGGTCATCAAATCGAGGATAGCAAAATAATTGAACAAACGCATATCGAGAACATTGCACCTACTTTAGCTAGGTTGTTTGAAATCTCACACCAATGTGATGGTAAAAACATCAATGAACTGATTAGGGGGCATGCATAG